The following coding sequences are from one Rutidosis leptorrhynchoides isolate AG116_Rl617_1_P2 chromosome 11, CSIRO_AGI_Rlap_v1, whole genome shotgun sequence window:
- the LOC139875439 gene encoding uncharacterized protein — protein sequence MKSNGTPNGALNRWPAENKGGGRSLVDNNIFPVTNNEAEYEALLSGMRVVKYLEVKELSVYVDSQLIANQFKRIFKAHDESMQKYLKLVQDLAVDFDLFQITQVSRTFNKKADALIKLAALTFSHFTKEIWVKEVKVKSIEEDNVSVVVEEEEQSWMTPIVEFLNKSTLLIDSIEARKIKMKASMFLLDKGILYRKSFLGPHLRCLNPT from the exons ATGAAGTCAAATGGCACCCCTAATGGGGCCTTAAACCGTTGGCCAGCAGAAAACAAGGGGGGAGGAAGAAGTTTGGTGGATAATAACAT CTTCCCCGTCACAAACAATGAAGCTGAGTATGAAGCATTGTTATCTGGAATGCGAGTAGTAAAATATTTGGAGGTAAAAGAACTGTCAGTATATGTTGATTCGCAGTTGATTGCAAACCAATTCAAAAGAATATTTAAGGCACATGATGAATCAATGCAAAAATATCTAAAACTTGTGCAAGATCTGGCGGTAGACTTTGACTTATTCCAGATAACTCAGGTTTCAAGAACATTTAACAAAAAGGCGGACGCACTTATTAAGTTAGCTGCCTTAACATTCAGCCATTTTACGAAAGAAATTTGGGTTAAGGAAGTTAAAGTAAAATCTATTGAGGAAGACAATGTATCAGTCGTAGTCGAAGAAGAGGAGCAGAGTTGGATGACACCAATAGTAGAATTTCTAAACAAAAGTACATTGTTGATAGATTCAATTGAAGCAAGAAAAATTAAGATGAAAGCATCAATGTTTTTGTTAGACAAGGGAATTCTATACAGAAAGTCTTTTTTGGGACCCCATTTGCGGTGTCTTAATCCAACTTAA